In Toxoplasma gondii ME49 chromosome VIII, whole genome shotgun sequence, a single genomic region encodes these proteins:
- a CDS encoding hypothetical protein (encoded by transcript TGME49_200410), with the protein MHPVNQSPPSGGGVSAAFLPSSSVPQLLASACTRGSPPATSVEQDRAEALRVKRERQRVASRKYRQRKREQLQAVAASQNVSLLVSSSLAASPFPPQCADPSTHFHGAPANAGLDSGPPFAGVAGSEFARGQCSFFSAGPHAVEGGDSVRRGLTFASLGAPQMPPPPVQMSPQFLPAQAATGAEAECSGVNAHHASLPQDPADPASSALGPSPRPAKKWRTSQSPGLVAAGPLVSPPPCSAPSALSSPVSASAHLPFSPLASYGSNAFAPNACPPTALVGESPTPSDLPKKAGGPPGTGPPPVPVFQNGALLTSLYPAPSSPAVLINGSPSVSSPGLGPATALRLSEQDASPQADTTSSLGGSSDLATSSLAAPGLGGSLHGGRALPSPSSVVLTGAGGSRPEVEASFSSVSAPPCLSQISAASGMVLGDLPGAGRGGGFAAPEAARKRGGLDSEGPGLGVGGIPQGPALAVGYPRAADGHRGLELASEEARRESESAEELGRTVLQRPGSGATGGCYVFPASVGLHAVANAAQGCGPLDLAAVTSSHMDPVHHFPFHVSHAMQMSHPHLQASTEAVNLSEGSALRPSDSGAGPRPDEPPRGFPSLLESPPCPYPRDSEEGSSLVSTSDSSGLGRDSEGPTFSAGPSLNVALREGSVDEQLRGSLPSASSRAGSNQGSVGRPRLPPCFSAPLAAGLQSANLQTASVSSLPSDAGAGSGSRPRLEPGASLHPVSHVAPPLAPSGLRASPSDAAGSHAVLPTYMAMSEGRHSVPASPPSFPGFSGGRVGPPAPRGVSPSAPTASLSLGAQAACLVAGAGLGGGASGAGVGAGRRLNERGAVWGSRQLVLKLREVHRSAAHLTMQTMKEMAALCEEVVRKGEREKWARPIRGGAEREARRVRQGLLREAQLLVRERDETTSDRQDNAEEL; encoded by the coding sequence ATGCATCCTGTGAATCAGTCCCCGCCCAGCGGAggcggcgtctccgcggcATTTCTTCCCTCTAGCTCGGTGCCTCAGCTCCtcgcatctgcatgcactcgaggATCGCCGCCCGCGACCTCGGTGGAGCAGGATCGAGCTGAGGCGCTGAGGGTGAAGCGCGAGCGACAGCGGGTGGCCTCGCGCAAGtatcgacagagaaagcgggAGCAGCTGCAGGCCGTCGCAGCGAGCCAGAACGTGTCTCTCTTAGTATCTTCCTcactcgctgcttctccgtttcccccCCAGTGCGCTGACCCCTCAACGCACTTTCACGGAGCTCCCGCAAACGCAGGACTCGACTCCGGACCCCCTTTCGCAGGTGTCGCAGGCAGCGAGTTTGCCCGCGGCCAGtgctcgttcttctctgcggggCCACACGCCGTCGAGGGCGGAGACAGCGTGAGGCGTGGGCTCACTTTCGCGAGTCTTGGCGCCCCACAAATGCCTCCCCCGCCCGTCCAGATGTCTCCGCAGTTCCTCCCGGCGCAAGCGGCGACTGGTGCCGAGGCCGAGTGCAGCGGAGTCAACGCGCATCATGCGTCCCTGCCCCAGGACCCTGCGGACCCCGCCTCGAGCGCCCTCGGACCCAGCCCGCGACCGGCCAAGAAGTGGCGAACTTCTCAGAGTCCTGGTCTCGTGGCCGCGGGCCCGCTCGTTAGTCCACCTCCGTGTTCCGCGCCGTCtgcgctttcctctcctgtctccgcgagtGCGCACCTacccttctcgcctctggcCTCCTACGGCTCCAACGCTTTCGCACCTAACGCATGTCCCCCGACTGCGCTCGTCGGCGAGTCTCCGACGCCGAGCGACTTGCCAAAAAAGGCTGGAGGCCCGCCGGGAACTGGGCCGCCGCCTGTCCCTGTTTTCCAGAATGGCGCCTTGCTCACGAGTCTCTATCCTGCGCCCTCGAGTCCCGCAGTCCTCATCAACGGGAGcccttccgtctcttctccgggGCTTGGACCTGCGACCGCCTTGCGCCTCAGCGAGCAAGACGCGAGCCCTCAAGCAGACACAACTTCTAGTCTGGGGGGCTCTTCTGACCTTGCGACCTCGAGCCTCGCCGCCCCAGGTCTAGGGGGCAGTTTGCACGGGGGGCGAGCGTtgccttctccgtcctcggTGGTGCTCACCGGTGCCGGAGGCTCGCGTCCTGAGGTCGaggcgtctttctcctccgtgTCGGCCCCGCCATGTCTGTCGCAGATTTCAGCGGCCAGCGGGATGGTCTTGGGCGACCTTCCGGGCGCAGGGCGAGGCGGCGGGTTCGCCGCCCCCGAAGCCGCGCGCAAGAGGGGAGGCTTGGACTCTGAGGGCCCGGGACTCGGTGTGGGCGGGATACCCCAGGGCCCGGCGCTGGCTGTGGGCTATCCGAGGGCCGCCGACGGGCACCGCGGCCTCGAGCTCGCGAGCGAGGAGGCACGCAGGGAGTCGGAAAGCGCCGAAGAGCTGGGGCGAACCGTGCTCCAGCGGCCCGGGAGTGGAGCCACGGGCGGCTGCTACGTTTTTCCAGCATCTGTCGGGTTGCATGCTGTCGCGAACGCGGCGCAGGGATGCGGGCCTCTCGACCTTGCGGCCGTGACCTCGTCCCACATGGACCCTGTCCACCACTTCCCTTTCCACGTGTCGCATGCAATGCAGATGAGTCATCCGCATCTCCAGGCGTCTACTGAGGCTGTGAATCTTTCAGAGGGTTCTGCTCTGCGGCCCAGCGACTCCGGAGCCGGGCCCCGACCTGACGAGCCTCCCCGCGGGTTTCCGTCCCTCCTGGAGTCGCCTCCTTGCCCGTACCCAAGAGATTCAGAAGAAGGCTCATCGCTGGTCTCGACcagcgacagcagcggcCTCGGCCGCGACTCAGAAGGACCGACTTTCTCTGCAGGACCGAGTCTTAACGTCGCCTTGCGAGAGGGCAGTGTGGATGAGCAGCTGCGCGGCAGCCTTCCTTCGGCGTCGTCGCGGGCGGGCTCGAATCAGGGGAGCGTGGGCAGACCGCGGCTTCctccctgtttctctgcgccGCTGGCCGCTGGACTGCAGAGCGCCAACCTCCAGACCGCTTCTGTGAGCAGCCTGCCAAGCGACGCCGGCGCGGGTTCTGGAAGTCGACCGAGACTTGAGCCAGGGGCCTCTCTGCATCCTGTCTCGCACGTTGCTCCGCCTCTGGCGCCTTCAGGTTTGCGGGCCTCGCCAAGCGACGCGGCGGGTTCTCATGCAGTGCTCCCGACGTATATGGCGATGTCTGAGGGTCGCCACTCCGTCccagcgtctcctccctcatTTCCTGGGTTCTCTGGAGGGCGTGTAGGGCCCCCCGCGCCGCGgggggtgtctccgtctgctccGACGGCGAGTTTGTCTCTGGGGGCGCAGGCAGCGTGCCTGGTCGCAGGCGCTGGCCTCGGTGGCGGAGCTTCGGGTGCAGGGGTGGGTGCGGGGCGTCGGTTGAACGAGCGAGGCGCAGTGTGGGGCTCGAGGCAGCTGGTCTTGAAGTTGAGAGAAGTTCACCGATCTGCGGCGCACCTGACGATGCAAACGATGAAGGAAATGGCCGCTCTCTGCGAGGAGGTGGTGCGGAAGGGCGAACGCGAAAAGTGGGCGCGACCGATTCGCGGCGGCGCCGAACGGGAGGCCAGACGCGTGCGCCAGGGCCTCctgagagaggcgcagctcctcgtcagagaaagagacgagacgacaAGCGACAGACAAGACAACGCCGAGGAACTGTAG